A genomic region of Caldisericum sp. contains the following coding sequences:
- a CDS encoding pyrroline-5-carboxylate reductase: MKISFIGTGTMATAMINSIIEGSIFSREDIMGSFHREKKAQEVKEALKINTTTSNIEAVKFGDVIVLSVKPQIFENVANEIKDYIRDNQLVISIMAGIDVETLQKNLLHKKVVRCMPNTPAQIRQGMTVWTTTKEVDESEKELVKQILRSMGSEMYVENETYVDMATALSGTGPAYVFLFLESLVNAGVHLGFSRKDSMELVYKTTLGSVLFAMQSGKHTAELRDMVTSPGGTTAEALYELEKGGFRTVLEKAVYSAYKRTLYLKEINRKKGG, encoded by the coding sequence CACAATGGCAACCGCAATGATAAACTCCATAATCGAGGGTTCGATATTTTCAAGAGAAGACATAATGGGCAGTTTCCACAGGGAGAAAAAAGCGCAGGAAGTAAAAGAAGCGCTTAAAATAAACACAACCACATCAAACATCGAGGCGGTAAAATTTGGAGATGTTATTGTCCTCTCTGTGAAGCCTCAGATTTTCGAGAATGTTGCAAACGAGATAAAGGATTACATAAGAGACAATCAGCTTGTTATCTCAATAATGGCAGGAATTGATGTAGAAACCTTACAAAAAAATCTTCTTCACAAAAAAGTCGTTCGATGTATGCCAAATACACCTGCACAAATTAGGCAGGGTATGACTGTGTGGACTACAACAAAGGAAGTCGATGAAAGCGAAAAAGAACTCGTAAAGCAAATCCTCAGATCAATGGGTAGCGAAATGTATGTTGAGAATGAGACTTATGTTGATATGGCAACAGCCTTATCAGGGACAGGCCCTGCGTATGTGTTCCTTTTTCTTGAATCTCTTGTGAATGCGGGGGTGCACCTTGGCTTCTCAAGAAAGGATTCAATGGAACTTGTTTATAAGACAACTCTTGGCTCTGTGCTTTTTGCGATGCAGTCAGGAAAACACACAGCAGAGCTGAGGGATATGGTTACATCTCCTGGAGGGACTACAGCGGAAGCGCTTTACGAACTCGAAAAAGGTGGATTCAGAACTGTTTTAGAGAAGGCAGTTTATTCAGCATATAAACGAACCCTGTATCTTAAAGAAATTAACCGAAAGAAAGGGGGTTAA
- a CDS encoding CYTH domain-containing protein: MIEYEVKLTASRKVLEKIEADLDFVSWTVLRLPPKKLISHYYDTNDLKLLFNNLAFRLREEGSKKMLTLKSNGTFKGGIYIREEKELELDHEDFLSKSFLKKNFPDIYKVVGNDELIEVLEIVNERHPIILKKNNSELELDLDYLYFVKGRRKSEYYEIEIELKKGCSEDLIECASILQTKFDLKQASASKYELGLRCFNSIPVV; encoded by the coding sequence ATGATTGAGTACGAAGTAAAATTAACAGCCTCGCGTAAAGTTCTTGAGAAGATCGAGGCAGACTTAGATTTTGTAAGTTGGACTGTTTTAAGGCTTCCCCCAAAGAAACTTATAAGCCACTACTATGATACAAATGATCTCAAACTCCTCTTTAACAACCTTGCGTTTAGATTGCGAGAAGAAGGCTCAAAAAAGATGCTTACTTTGAAGAGCAACGGAACTTTCAAAGGCGGGATTTACATTAGAGAAGAAAAAGAGTTAGAACTCGACCATGAGGATTTCTTGTCAAAAAGTTTCCTCAAAAAGAACTTTCCTGACATTTACAAAGTTGTGGGTAATGACGAACTAATAGAGGTTCTTGAGATTGTAAATGAAAGGCATCCAATTATACTTAAGAAGAATAATTCTGAACTTGAATTAGACCTTGATTACCTTTACTTTGTAAAAGGCAGGAGAAAATCTGAGTACTACGAAATAGAAATTGAACTTAAAAAGGGTTGTAGTGAAGACCTTATAGAGTGCGCCTCAATCCTGCAAACAAAGTTTGACTTAAAGCAAGCGTCTGCTTCAAAGTACGAATTGGGCTTGCGTTGTTTTAACTCAATCCCTGTGGTATAG